The genome window CGTCTGTCACATGGCACTACGTTCAAAGTAAACGTAGCAAAACCATCGCCTTTGTCAGATCTCTCTATGGTCGTAGAAACCGTAAAACGCCACCTTCTTTAATTGGCGAGAGGAGACATTCTCACTGTAAGAAAACATTAACGTTGGGGTTTCACGGAATTGTATTGCATTGTTGAATTGGATCgttgtgttgtgatgatgtggCGTTGTGCCTCTCACAGCCTCTGCATTGTGGTATCAGATTTGCTAGTTGAGATGTGGTGTGTTGGGACTGGTGAGATCCTTACAGAGAattaaaattgtttgtttttgtgttccctgtgtgtgtgtgtgtcagttgcCAGGGATGACCACAGTCGCTGTGCCTCCTTTGTGTGCGTGTTGCTGAGTCACGGAGACGAGGGCGTGTTCTTTGGGACAGACGGTGCGTTGGAGCTGAAGGCTTTGACGAGTCTGTTCAGAGGAGACCGCTGCATATCGCTAGTGGGCAAACCCAAACTCTTCTTcatccaggtgtgtgtgtgtagggttaTTGGGTTGAGGTGCACACCGTgcatactgtattgtattgtacaaGGATGGGATTTTTCCCCCTTGTAGGGACATTTGGCTTGTCCCCACAAACAAaactgctttttattattatttattttaaaacctaAAAGAGCCAAAGGTTTTCCTTTTAAGGAATGAGTTATATTTAGTTGTAGGCATAGTATTAAATAGCTGCATTACGGCATTGGAAGGTCCTCATAAATATTGTAAGAGTATAAACGTATGGTTTTTTTTCATCAGGCCTGCCGAGGTACAGAGTTGGACCCTGGCATTGACACTGACAGTGGCACAGAGGATTCGATGAAAATCCCAGTGGAGGCTGATTTCCTTTATGCATATTCTACAGCACCAGGTacccacacacaaatacacaaacaatgTCCTTATAATCACTGCACCTGAAAAAAGTGTCAATCGCACACTGGCTTGTGTGTGCTGTAGGTTACTACTCGTGGAGGAACACGCAGACTGGTTCGTGGTTCATGCAGTCCCTCTGCGAGTTGCTGAGTAAACACGGCCCACAGCTGGAGCTCATGCAGATCCTGACCCGCGTCAACCACAAGGTGGCGCTGGACTTCGAGTCTGCTTCCAGCATGCCTGGCTTCCATGCCAAGAAGCAGATCCCCTGTATTGTGTCCATGCTCACCAAAGAGATGTACTTCACTCCTtgaatgtaaacacacacttatGTAATGGGGATAAGGGTACAAACAggcacatttattttatttattttttttttaataggatGAATGGGGATCTGGGGGTGGCGATAtgacaatatattattattttggtaaaTTGCGTCACACTGTGGAATATTTACGCGGAATATTACGGATGTAGGCAACATAAAACGAGTTTAAAATTTGGCTGTATACTTTGCttcttggttttatttttaaagtaaggCCATCCGTCAATCAACCTCAGTGGGCGGGATCAGCTCTCAGCCTTGGTTTATGGAACAGGAAGACAAAagtaatccttttttttttttttctcatgccAGATTTAATGCCTTATTTTTAGGCcttattttgaaataaaaccactaTAATGTCTagataaatacatttgaaaaacaGTAGCATATAAATGCTACTACCTTCTTGGAAAAAGGGGTTCCTCGtagattttttacatttttttggatAGTTAAGGATCTACATTGAACCTTTTAAGGTGCTAGATGTACAAATCCCTGACTGAGGAAAGTTCAGAATATTTCAGTGTCATTTTAGAAAGAAACTTTGAGAGTTTCTTGGGGGCGAACGCCACTTCCAGATTACTTGAATATTTAACTAATAGGTCAAAATTTCACTTCATAACCTGCCCCCTAGGGGTTAGAGTTTgggatgaatgttttttttttgtttgtttgtttttttttttaaatctttagaCATATATCAAATAGGATTCATTAGGAAACGGTTGAACATTGCAAAATGAGCCATAAAGGTCTTGTTAGGGCACTAACGTTGCAGGTAGTTAGCATTAGACGTCGCAAAAATGGCATTTGTTACAGTAGATATGGATTGTcatggggtttttatttttacattacgattttgtgtatgtgtagttgTGGCGTTACTCTTTCACAACAGGCTCTCGGACATTTTGTTTCGTAATTGTTTTCCTCACATCAACTAGGTGTGAAACAAAACTTAGACTGCATATACGAATCACAACGAGTaacttaaacaaaaaagatattTCCTATGATTGTTATACCACAGTACACGCGCTGCATTCCTCAACTTCATTCAATCTACTATGCTCACTGTTAAAACGGCTAAATTTGTCAGAACGCTCTTGCTAGGCAGCTGGCAAGCACAGCCAACTAATGACTGAGGCTATTCTGTTAGCTAGATACCACATAAAGGCTTTATACAGACAACGTAAGGGCAGTGTGACAGTGAAAATAAGataaaactgttaaaaatgtctacattttcctcagatgtgCTGGTAAATTACTAAGAAAATGCTCCATATGACCAAAACCCACACAGTTGCACACATGTAATTACTTAGCATTGGCCGTTAACGTTCAGTGGGTTCTGGTATGTTGAGAAATGTCAGCGTTGCATTATGACTTGGAGCTTTATTAACATTACCAGTAATGTGGGTTGTTGGTGTAGAATTTTCTGGTAAACATTAGATTATTGGTGGTTTTATTACATGAATGGCTCAAGTAACATTAACAAGGATTTGAGTCATTATACCAGCAAGGACAGGAGCCTAATATAATTCCTTCAAAGGAAGTAAGGCCACACAAATTGCCCAAGAAAATTGTGTGTCTTGTCAAATCCTGAGACACAAAGTCATGAGGAAGGCAGTATTGGACCGCAGGACGGTTTTTGAGGTTTATCCAGGTTCTGTTACAGGCCTCTCTCAGGTTTCTCTCGCCTGCGCGCAAACCTTTTTAAGAACTACACCTTGGTCACTGTGGTCAGTCTTTGCTGAATGTGtcgatttcatttcatttgaaccTGAGCTGAGCCTTTATCAAATACTTGATCGTGCAGGAAAACCtgaatgactttttttaaatttactttcGATACCCGAACTCCAGTTAAGTCTCGTTTTGTAGCATTTATTATGATGTCTTTTCCCCCACAGTGATTGAAAGGGAGTTTTGTATATGTACGTTATTGTTGGATTTTTGGTTGCTGAACATCATATTGTGAACCTGCAGCTTTATTCACCCGTAGTAGAGTTTCAACGACTATCAGCGTTTTATAAAACCAGCTATTAACAGGGCTAAAACTAATCAAATCAGGGAACTATCAAATGTGGCAACTGCGTGTTGTGGGATCTAGATATTGGTGTATATTTGGTGCACTAATACGAAGTTCTTGACTGAAGCTTCCTTTGGGCAAGAAATCTTTGCATTCAGCTAACATTTCATGCATTTTTATCCAGGATTTGTCTTTATACTGTCAAGGTGCTGgtttatatgtgtgtttatataatcCATGGCATTATATGATGAGCCATAGACTCTAAACTAATCAGCCAGTTGAATTTAATCATGTAGTGTTTTTGTGGAACATGACCTTAGACAAGACCTCAAGTGTCCCTTTACTTAACACTTACAAGTGTCTTTGCATGGACGGACTATCATATGATGTTGGCATGAGCCAAATTAGCCACACGGTGTACGATCCAGACCAGACTGGTTTAAACAGCAGGcactgtaaacatttttttatagtAAAGCACCAGTTCCTGTGTTTGCTTTCTGTTCGTGAGGATGTGTCTTGCACTGCTTGCATTTGTTGCTTGTAATGGATGTCTTACATGGGATAAATAAATGGCATTTCTTTTGTGCAATAGCTGAATTGTGTAAATCTTTAGTTCTACAGGAGGACTTCCTGTCCTGGGGTTACTTTTCAATGAGTAAAACTCTTATCTACAGGTGCAGTTGTGGCCAGGTTTTAGGCTAAACATCTATCCTGAGAATCActatatcattttatattttaccaTGGGTATTCTTAAAAaatgtatggccaaaagtatgtggacacccctcTCTGTAGACAAACGTTGGCTGTAGAGTGGGTCGTACACTGAAGAGCTCAGTGACTTTAAATGTGGTACTGTCATAAGATGTCATTTTGCTGTTATTGTGAAATGGATGCGCCTAGGAGCAACAACAGCCCAGCCACAAAGCGGTAGAAGACGCAAACTTACAGAACCGTGCCGCCTCTGGAAGCAACATAAGAACTATGTATCAGGAGCTTCATGAAATTGGTTTCATGGCTGAGCAACTGCGCACAAGCCTAAGATCATGATGCACAATGTCTGGGTTTGGGCTGGAGTGGTATAAAACCAGTGGACCACTGGACCAGCCCTCCCCAATTCGGTGTGGAGGAAGTCCAGTGGTCTGCACAGTCCAGTAGTCTGCACAAATGTGCATCGTATGAAATGTTGATCTCGGCTGACTAAAATAGGATTccactgattatttattttaaacactggTAATGTATTCTTCACTACAATTTATGGGAATGTTTCAGATAAATCACTTTAAACGTTATTAAAAAGCTACTAAGTCTACCTCACCAGTCCCAGCCTGCTATAGCTACACTTTACCTCAGAAATACATCATACTtaaagaatgtttttgcaattaTTCTGAATTAATGTGTGATTCCATTTAACATCGTGTGCTGGAAacctgcttttatttcatgtgttgtcgagaaaagaaaaaaaaagtttaatgtttaattttagttGCACTCAACCCTGTCCAATAGCCAAAACGACTCTTCAGATCTGCGAGTCGGCTCCGTTCGTTCACCACAAGCAGTTGCTTCAAGTAACCGATTCAGGAACCGACGAACGGCAAACGACACACTCGGCGTGGATGTATTTGGTAAAAGGTTTTAAAAGGAGTataactttttgtttttcagtctgTCAATTTCTAAATTGACGTGttaattatttctatttatattaaataattattggGCTGTATAAAGTTGAGGTAGTTTATCAAATAAATTAACGTTGTCGAGTTAGCACGTGCTAGCTAGATGTCTAGTGTTAGCCGCATGTTTATATCAGTTGGGTTTTAGCCTTTAAAACCCCGTTAAACTACGGCAGTCAATGTCATGATATACATGCTACTCATTCtcatttaatacataaataaatacagtttataaatgTCTTAATTTTTCTGCTGTTCAATCACGAAAAATCTCAGATCTGCGAATCGACTCCCTtcgttcacatcaaacagcagATTCATGGAACCGATTGAAATAACCGACTCTTTACCTTACCAGAGGAAACTCCGTGTGGATGACTATggtaagacatttttttttaattgagtattttattttctaaatcaactgttgttaattatttgtttagaTGAGGGAACCATGGGGCAATCTTTATACAGTTATGAATCATTTAATAACTAACCAAATTGTTACAAAATAATAACCATGTGCCCAATATTCAAAATGGTGTCCATTTAAAGAAATATGTAAGTCAAAATTGTGCTTTTTACACCCGTCCTTTAGCGTTATGAACAGCAATACGTGTTCTCGTTATAGTTTGTCACTTACGGCTAAATAATGTTTAAGTCCAATTAAACGAGTTTTGACAAAAACTTACTGTAGACGGTTTCCATAAATGGAAATTGGTGGATTACagatacaaaaaataaataaataaataatttagtgaaaaatgtatttgatttgAAATCGAAGTGTCGAGTGTAAactttaaattacaaaaaaaaataaaaaccttcctTATAAATAATTCTCACACTGATATAAAACAATACATCTGTTTATTTCACCCACACACAAGTGACATTCAGTACGGCAATaattatacataaaatatatatgtatatatctatatatttaaaacataaGTCTTTACAGAATAGTAACTGTAAGTGGCAGTGGTTATTTAGGTGAACCTTTagaagtgcttttttttttttaaacagatcaTCCTATATATTTACTTAATTTAAAACTCGAGTAAAAAAATTGGCCAAATGTGACGCAAGTATTTAAAGAAACGTGTACGGgttttttaaaactttatttttaaataccacAGTGAgttgcatttatttaacactttaggagtttgtgctttttgcagtttctctgtaacacgacGAGCTGCGTGTTTGTCTGATTAACTTtgggagagagaaaataaacgaGGACAACAACcgtttatatctgctataacaGAAATTAGATTCATTCCCAACGTCAAATGTGACTATGGATAAAAGGTATGatgatgtttaaataataaatgacaaatggctgtggtgtaagaggaataaaacgcattgggacatgctgttataggaaaataatcaactttggggcaGTATCCATAACTCTTCCTAACACCATGcccgtcattgattattttcctataacagcatgattgAAAGTGTTTTGTTCTTCATTTCAAACTTGTCACACGTATCAGGCTGTACTTAAAACCTGATTTGATTTTTAagcttaaatatttataaattcatAACAGGATTTGCATCAATGCTAGAAATGTACTCAAACTTGGCAGTCAGGGGCATGGCACGTCTTTGGCACTAAATGATTGATATAGGAAAGCACAtggcacagagaaagagacagctgAGACAAACTGAGCAGGTACAGGAACCAGCCTACAGAGGCTAGGGACAAccgacaattaaaaaaaaaaaaagacaacattatttaaattaaagaaaGGAAACCTAATACGTCaggagcagattttttttttactctgcagTGATGGACTGAACAGAGGTCATTTAATCTGAATATCAAAGTAATGACCATTTAAAGGAACAGtttagataaatatatatattttttaaatgttcaccTCAAACATTCGATTAGTCAAGACATGTTTGATTTATACAATGCTAAACTGGTGGCAATTAGCCTTGTAGATCTAGTGCAGAAgcgaaaaaatatatatatatatataatgtatatatgttcCTAAACTGTTCCTATAATTGTTTCTGCCAGACGGTAATTACTGGCCTGAAGGCATTGAATAAAATCACATTGGTTACCCAAGTACGTTTTAGGCAAAAAGCTCACACTCAGCACCACCGAGTGGACATCATCGTAACTGCACTTTATTTACAGAGCGAGGAGGTGTGTTCGAGATCACACCACCCTCCACCCCCCTCCATCTCTGTTTGTGTTTACGTCTTGATCTTGGCGTAGAGCCGATCGATTTGTTCTTTGAAGTGGTTCCTCAGCTCCGTTCTCTTGGCCTTCAGGGTTGGTGTAAGGAGGCCGTTCTCCACGGAGAACATCTCGGGGTTCAGGACGATGTCCCTCACCTGGACACACACAGGAAGAGGTACGAGTGAACATAAACCCTTTGTGAACTGCAAAACGGTATGCAGATCCCTGAACATCTCCCATGAGTGTTAATATGGAATTGTTTCTTGAAAGCTACTGAGCATTTCATGTCCgtaggtgtggctcctgctgggttggaatgaaaacctgcacccacaccagccctttccggataagattggacacccctgctctagagaCACTGAACGAGTGTATGCTTGACTTTATTCTAATGTTGTGTATCTGAGCACTTGTCCTCGCTCATATTAACAGCTGTGCGGCAGCAGTTAAAGTTCGAGCAAAACCAAGGCTCCGTGCCAAGGGTGGTTGCCAGGTTTTAAGCTCAAACCTCTTAAAAACCACAACTCAGCTTGGAATAATtacagcctctttttttttttatatggagTTAATGTCGAGTAACACAAGTTTCTTGCACGTGTAGAGCTTTAAGTATTAAGTGGAACTATAATATC of Ictalurus punctatus breed USDA103 chromosome 29, Coco_2.0, whole genome shotgun sequence contains these proteins:
- the casp3a gene encoding caspase-3a — its product is MSENLEKSEASNGDCACALGTDTPDAGGVEAGGGEPMQVDAKTSAYNYRYSLSYNSIGHCIIINNKNFHKSTGMNQRNGTDVDAANAMKTFGKLGYKVKVFNDQTVDQIKKLLAGVARDDHSRCASFVCVLLSHGDEGVFFGTDGALELKALTSLFRGDRCISLVGKPKLFFIQACRGTELDPGIDTDSGTEDSMKIPVEADFLYAYSTAPGYYSWRNTQTGSWFMQSLCELLSKHGPQLELMQILTRVNHKVALDFESASSMPGFHAKKQIPCIVSMLTKEMYFTP